Proteins from a single region of Nitrospinota bacterium:
- the hemC gene encoding hydroxymethylbilane synthase, giving the protein DKILDVPLAKVGGKGLFTKEIEESLLRNETDLAVHSLKDVPTVVPNGLKVEVITERENPYDVLVSRGVKFLDLPPGAKVGTSSLRRRSQIKRVRPDLVIVDIRGNVQTRLKKLETENLDAIILAAAGMIRMGYQDEITEYLDESLVLPAVGQGAVAIETRVNDPKVEEIVQRLHHLPTAYCTIAERAFLRKLEGGCQVPIAAFGKVDGDTLSLEGLVADLDGQRIIRETISGSVSDAVSIGERLGDLLLEQGAKEILDEVFGNNEES; this is encoded by the coding sequence CGACAAAATCCTCGATGTCCCTCTTGCAAAGGTAGGGGGCAAAGGGCTCTTCACTAAAGAGATCGAGGAATCGCTTCTCAGAAACGAAACCGACCTTGCTGTGCATAGTCTAAAAGATGTGCCGACAGTTGTTCCGAATGGCCTGAAAGTCGAAGTTATCACCGAAAGAGAAAATCCCTACGATGTACTCGTAAGCAGAGGAGTAAAATTTCTGGATCTTCCGCCAGGAGCGAAAGTTGGAACCAGTTCCCTTCGACGAAGATCACAGATAAAGAGAGTAAGGCCCGATCTCGTAATCGTTGACATCAGGGGCAACGTGCAGACCCGGCTGAAAAAACTTGAAACTGAAAATCTCGACGCAATAATTCTTGCGGCCGCTGGCATGATAAGAATGGGTTATCAGGATGAGATTACCGAATACCTGGATGAATCACTTGTACTCCCTGCTGTCGGGCAAGGCGCCGTAGCTATCGAAACAAGGGTGAACGATCCCAAAGTTGAAGAGATAGTCCAAAGACTGCACCATCTGCCTACCGCATACTGCACCATCGCGGAGAGGGCGTTCCTAAGAAAGCTGGAAGGTGGTTGCCAGGTTCCTATTGCCGCATTCGGCAAGGTCGATGGCGATACGCTTTCACTTGAAGGGCTAGTCGCTGATCTTGATGGACAGCGCATTATAAGAGAAACAATTTCAGGCTCGGTGAGTGATGCTGTTTCGATTGGTGAACGCCTCGGCGACCTGCTCCTTGAACAGGGCGCAAAGGAAATTCTCGACGAAGTCTTCGGCAACAACGAAGAGTCGTAA